The following proteins come from a genomic window of Sorghum bicolor cultivar BTx623 chromosome 3, Sorghum_bicolor_NCBIv3, whole genome shotgun sequence:
- the LOC8079281 gene encoding disease resistance protein RPM1: protein MAESILASLIHGIASLLTHTVADHGRRLLATGQDVCWLRDELHSMQLFLHEVETCSGDGSATTEAWVHQMRDIMLDSEDVFDVLDANQVRACSILGDLRAWSKVEAQIRRIKKQLSDISRRRSEYPNLTNNNDPEDSSDKIIGLLTSSPLVHDKDTVGLDRDLDALLQHVLGEESELSVMSLVGMGGVGKTTLAKKVYNHPDVKRHFDRSSWVYVSNKMELRGVLREMARGLVKIPSAEANSLSEGQLQELLLSGLRGMRFLLVLDDVWEKGLWDVIKLVLPKNGMSRVLMTTRNVVVATSVIDVRSDVHRLQPMTFGDSYNLFCRKAFLTDGVCPDDLIETAKDIVRKCVGLPLAIVAAGSMMSRKKKNTEWTSVLESIQKDLSNGEMGVHQALLLSYKDLPHPLKPCFLLLSVIPYDSEISRKKLVRLWIAEGFVKKKNDETLETTAEKYLMELIDRSMIETSVISSSGRVKACRVHDLVHDLAISLSENGNFSVICHDKGASTSARRISLRTSHVQFHKEHKKKLRSVFMFNASAPVVLKSNIVAKRFKLVRILDLENANVLKLPKEIGGLLHLRYLGLRGTKLKKLPRTLQKLYHLQTLDIRKTWINIIAFQIKCLRNLRNLEMKQDGRSIKVLTGLAQLGELQVLTGLQASATVVHEIANLTKLQKLSVEDLNNEDAEKLCSSVNNMKELSYLSIFSGDAIRPLDIATLKPSSCLQKLHIAGPLQKLPVWFTQLDKLTKLRLSFSKLEEDPLSVLAQLPNLLFLQLNKAYQGKVMRCCCPGFPNLKIFIITELEELEEWDVDEGAMPCIQEVWIMSCENLATVPTGLQSLTTLQRLRLVGMPSSFTDRLGELSEDFVRVKHIPSIQIIQQYG, encoded by the coding sequence ATGGCGGAATCCATCCTTGCTTCCTTGATCCATGGCATAGCATCCCTGCTTACGCATACAGTAGCCGACCATGGCCGTCGCCTCCTGGCCACAGGCCAGGATGTCTGCTGGCTCCGCGACGAGCTCCACAGCATGCAGCTTTTCCTGCACGAGGTGGAGACGTGCAGCGGCGATGGCAGCGCGACCACAGAAGCATGGGTCCACCAGATGAGGGACATCATGCTTGATTCGGAGGACGTCTTCGATGTCCTGGATGCTAATCAGGTGCGTGCTTGCAGCATCCTCGGTGACTTGAGAGCATGGAGCAAAGTCGAGGCTCAGATCAGGCGCATCAAGAAGCAGCTGAGCGACATCTCTCGCCGTCGGTCTGAGTACCCAAACCTGACCAACAACAACGACCCAGAAGACTCCAGTGATAAGATCATTGGTCTCTTAACCTCGTCTCCCCTAGTTCATGACAAAGATACTGTAGGCCTAGATAGAGACCTGGACGCGTTGCTTCAGCATGTTTTGGGTGAGGAATCAGAGCTGAGCGTCATGTCCTTGGTTGGCATGGGTGGTGTTGGGAAGACCACGCTTGCCAAGAAGGTGTACAACCACCCAGATGTGAAGAGGCACTTCGATCGCAGTTCATGGGTGTATGTTTCAAATAAGATGGAGCTGCGAGGTGTCCTTCGTGAGATGGCCAGGGGGCTGGTGAAGATCCCCTCTGCCGAGGCAAACTCTCTCAGTGAGGGGCAACTCCAAGAACTGCTCTTGAGTGGCCTCAGAGGTATGCGGTTTTTGCTTGTGCTTGATGATGTCTGGGAGAAAGGGCTCTGGGATGTGATCAAGCTGGTATTGCCTAAGAATGGCATGAGCCGGGTCCTTATGACAACACGCAACGTTGTCGTGGCTACATCAGTTATCGATGTGAGAAGCGATGTCCATCGACTTCAGCCAATGACATTTGGAGATTCCTACAATTTGTTTTGCAGAAAGGCATTCTTGACAGATGGGGTGTGCCCTGATGATTTGATAGAAACCGCTAAGGACATTGTGAGGAAGTGTGTTGGTTTGCCCCTTGCTATAGTTGCTGCAGGGAGCATGATGTcaaggaagaaaaaaaataccgaATGGACTTCTGTCTTGGAGAGTATTCAGAAGGACTTAAGCAATGGTGAAATGGGAGTCCACCAAGCACTCCTTTTAAGCTACAAGGATCTTCCACACCCTTTGAAGCCATGTTTTCTGCTGCTTTCTGTCATTCCATATGACTCAGAGATCTCACGGAAGAAATTAGTTCGACTATGGATTGCTGAAgggtttgtgaaaaagaaaaatgACGAAACACTTGAAACAACTGCAGAGAAGTACCTCATGGAGCTCATTGACAGAAGCATGATAGAAACATCGGTCATTAGCAGCAGCGGGAGAGTTAAAGCATGCAGAGTTCATGATCTTGTTCACGATCTCGCCATCTCGCTGTCTGAAAATGGAAACTTTTCTGTCATTTGTCATGATAAAGGTGCAAGCACTAGTGCTCGGCGCATTTCATTACGGACATCTCATGTGCAATTCCACAAAGAACACAAGAAAAAATTGCGATCTGTTTTCATGTTCAATGCTAGTGCACCTGTTGTATTGAAAAGCAACATTGTTGCAAAGAGATTTAAACTGGTAAGAATTTTGGATTTAGAAAATGCCAATGTGCTAAAACTTCCAAAAGAGATAGGAGGACTACTTCACTTGAGGTATCTTGGGCTAAGAGGAACAAAATTGAAGAAGCTCCCAAgaacactgcagaaactctatcACTTGCAAACTCTTGATATCAGGAAGACTTGGATAAATATAATTGCATTTCAAATCAAGTGTTTGAGGAATTTAAGAAACCTAGAGATGAAGCAAGATGGCAGAAGCATCAAGGTCCTGACAGGACTTGCCCAGCTTGGTGAACTCCAAGTACTAACTGGTTTGCAAGCAAGTGCAACCGTTGTTCATGAGATTGCAAACCTTACTAAGCTTCAAAAGCTTTCTGTAGAGgacttaaacaatgaggatgcaGAAAAGCTGTGTTCTTCAGTAAACAATATGAAAGAACTATCATACCTATCCATCTTCTCAGGTGATGCCATCAGACCTCTTGACATTGCAACATTGAAGCCTTCATCATGTCTACAGAAGCTGCACATAGCTGGACCATTGCAGAAATTGCCAGTTTGGTTCACTCAGTTAGATAAGCTTACAAAGCTACGCTTGAGCTTCTCAAAACTGGAAGAAGATCCACTTTCAGTTCTCGCCCAATTGCCAAATCTGCTATTCCTCCAGCTGAACAAAGCATACCAGGGAAAAGTGATGAGATGCTGCTGTCCAGGCTTTCCAAACCtgaaaatatttatcataacTGAACTTGAGGAGCTGGAGGAATGGGATGTCGATGAAGGAGCCATGCCCTGTATACAGGAAGTGTGGATCATGTCATGTGAAAATCTAGCAACAGTTCCTACTGGGTTGCAGTCTCTTACTACATTGCAGAGACTGAGATTGGTGGGCATGCCAAGCTCGTTTACTGATAGATTGGGAGAACTTAGTGAAGATTTTGTTAGGGTCAAACACATCCCATCTATCCAGATCATTCAACAATATGGGTAA